The following proteins are co-located in the Pedobacter sp. FW305-3-2-15-E-R2A2 genome:
- a CDS encoding ATP-binding protein, with product MANHVNITSTGIKKVLRLYNEKQALAEYIWNGFDAKADTIRIDYTHNELGTLESLKVSDNGYGINFAYLKDKFNPFYESEKAMEQRIHLHKSTMHGKNGVGRLTFFTFAHHAEWNTTYEEQGVYKNGSIQVAIGGLNNYESTLLNEDVKTTTTGTTVSFSNIQLFKETMELSIIPYLQAEFCWFLELNKNRGFSIVINGQPLTYQDNIIDYEEGLVFRYPDSNTQFKVKFIQWKESLHKELSKNYFINHKGQEVYKDYTTLNKKADEYYHSVFIESEFFNEFDFSSSDHDAQVKLYSRTKSSSEYKYLIKKVNELLRTKRKPFLKEFSNKLIEKYELEGVLPKFEAEEQTKRQDLVETLKVIYEIQPKLFSGLSIDQKKAFVRLIHVLLNSADRGQLFQVIEGIVEMEAEEREELMSFLAI from the coding sequence ATGGCAAATCATGTAAACATCACTTCTACCGGTATAAAAAAGGTCTTGCGTCTTTATAATGAAAAGCAGGCGCTTGCAGAATACATCTGGAATGGTTTTGACGCTAAGGCGGATACCATCCGGATCGATTATACCCATAATGAACTGGGGACATTGGAAAGCCTGAAAGTTTCGGACAACGGATACGGGATAAACTTTGCTTATCTGAAGGATAAGTTTAATCCCTTTTATGAGTCGGAGAAAGCTATGGAACAACGGATCCACCTCCATAAGTCGACCATGCACGGAAAGAATGGGGTAGGAAGGCTTACCTTTTTCACCTTTGCACACCATGCCGAATGGAACACCACTTATGAAGAGCAGGGGGTCTATAAAAACGGAAGTATCCAGGTGGCTATCGGCGGACTGAACAATTACGAGTCTACCTTATTAAATGAGGATGTAAAGACCACTACAACCGGAACTACTGTTTCCTTTTCAAATATCCAGCTTTTTAAAGAAACGATGGAGTTGAGCATTATCCCTTATTTACAAGCCGAATTCTGCTGGTTCCTGGAACTGAACAAAAACCGTGGATTTTCAATTGTCATCAACGGACAACCTTTAACTTATCAGGATAATATCATTGATTACGAAGAAGGATTGGTATTCCGGTATCCGGATAGCAATACCCAGTTTAAAGTTAAGTTTATACAATGGAAGGAATCCTTACATAAGGAATTATCTAAGAATTATTTCATCAATCATAAAGGACAGGAAGTCTATAAAGATTATACTACGCTGAACAAAAAGGCCGACGAGTATTACCACAGTGTCTTCATTGAGAGCGAATTCTTTAATGAGTTTGATTTTAGCAGTTCCGACCATGATGCACAGGTGAAGCTTTACAGCCGCACTAAATCTTCTTCAGAATATAAATACCTGATTAAAAAGGTCAATGAGCTTTTGAGAACGAAAAGAAAACCTTTTTTAAAAGAGTTTTCCAATAAGCTGATCGAGAAATACGAATTGGAAGGAGTGCTGCCAAAATTTGAAGCGGAAGAACAAACGAAAAGACAAGACCTCGTAGAAACATTAAAGGTGATCTATGAGATTCAACCCAAATTATTCAGCGGTTTAAGTATCGATCAAAAGAAAGCATTTGTCAGATTGATTCATGTGCTGTTGAATTCTGCAGACCGTGGGCAATTGTTCCAGGTGATAGAAGGAATTGTGGAAATGGAAGCGGAAGAAAGAGAAGAGCTGATGAGCTTTTTGGCGATATAA
- a CDS encoding AraC family transcriptional regulator, translating into MKTLIQKIHVEEHHSFACRTYKTPDFETAWHKHLECELILITEGNGTALIGDYIGEYKEGDVFFLSPDLPHWFRKSEHKMIGSAIVIHFLKDFMGEVFLSLPELKNICRPLENNDTGIQLQGQLAEEIAVIIKQMEQETGLERIQLLLKGMQKIGTSTEQKTITTAFDSLAGGTENAMIETIIDYSFKHYLDPISLKEMAEMTKMSIPSFCRFFKRNIKKSYFDFIKEIRIGRACKLLRETNRPVLNICYDSGYNSWPNFSKQFKDVTKLSPSQYRKQHLA; encoded by the coding sequence ATGAAGACACTGATTCAGAAAATTCATGTGGAAGAACACCATTCTTTCGCCTGCCGGACGTATAAAACACCTGATTTTGAAACGGCCTGGCATAAGCACCTGGAATGTGAGTTAATCCTGATCACAGAAGGAAACGGGACTGCATTAATCGGAGATTATATTGGAGAATATAAAGAAGGTGATGTCTTTTTTTTGAGTCCGGATCTGCCGCATTGGTTTCGGAAATCGGAGCATAAAATGATAGGAAGTGCGATTGTGATCCATTTTCTGAAAGACTTTATGGGGGAAGTTTTTTTATCCCTGCCGGAGCTGAAGAACATTTGCAGGCCATTGGAAAACAACGATACCGGGATTCAGCTGCAAGGGCAACTGGCGGAGGAAATTGCCGTCATCATCAAACAAATGGAACAGGAGACAGGTCTGGAGCGGATTCAGCTGCTTTTAAAAGGAATGCAAAAGATCGGTACTTCCACGGAACAAAAAACCATTACCACTGCATTTGACAGCCTGGCCGGAGGAACAGAAAATGCAATGATAGAGACCATCATCGACTATTCATTTAAGCATTATCTGGATCCCATTTCCCTGAAAGAAATGGCCGAAATGACCAAAATGTCTATCCCCTCCTTTTGCCGCTTCTTCAAAAGAAACATCAAAAAGAGCTATTTTGATTTCATTAAAGAAATCAGGATCGGACGTGCCTGTAAATTGCTGCGGGAAACCAATCGTCCTGTGTTGAATATTTGTTACGACAGTGGGTATAACAGCTGGCCGAATTTCAGCAAGCAGTTTAAAGATGTCACAAAACTTTCTCCATCACAATACAGAAAGCAACACCTGGCCTGA
- a CDS encoding GMC family oxidoreductase gives MEDNTYDAIVVGSGISGGWAAKELCEKGLKVLMLERGGPYEHIKDYATAQKNPWEFEHRGGTTVEQKKKYPVIHRGWAASEAVMDAWANEEDCPYTEVKPFTWWRSYRMGGRSILWGRQSYRLSPMDFEANEKDGIAVPWPIGYADLAPWYDHVEKFAGISGSKENLAQLPDGHFLPPMELNCVEKEVAERLKKHYKDQRHLIIGRTANLTAAIPGRTKCQFRNRCWEGCPFGGYFSTQSSTLPAAMKTGNLTVRPYSLVTQVLYDKDKKKAKGVEVLDTETNKTHEYHSKIVFLCASTLNTAWILFNSATSVWPGGLGSSSGELGHNVMDHHYNIGAQGTIEGYEDQYVFGRRANGFYIPRFANLSGDKRDYLRGFGYQGGASRQGWSREIAELNMGGNFKDALTEPGQWTIGATAFGEILPYHENKISLDKNKKDKWGLPVLSMDAELKENEFKMRKDMQEEMKQMFEAVGVKNVSTWDGGHDMGHGIHEMGTARMGRDPKTSVLNKWNQIWDCLNVFVTDGACMTSAACQNPSLTYMALTARAADYAVTELKKNNL, from the coding sequence ATAGAAGACAACACCTATGATGCAATTGTCGTCGGATCCGGCATCAGTGGCGGCTGGGCAGCAAAAGAACTTTGCGAAAAAGGCTTAAAAGTTTTAATGCTGGAACGCGGCGGTCCCTATGAACATATTAAAGACTATGCAACTGCTCAAAAGAACCCCTGGGAGTTTGAACACCGGGGAGGAACCACGGTTGAGCAAAAAAAGAAATACCCGGTCATACATCGTGGCTGGGCCGCCTCAGAAGCAGTAATGGATGCCTGGGCAAATGAAGAAGATTGCCCCTATACAGAAGTCAAACCCTTTACCTGGTGGCGCAGTTACCGCATGGGAGGCCGCTCCATCCTATGGGGAAGGCAATCTTACCGCTTGAGTCCAATGGATTTTGAAGCCAATGAAAAAGACGGAATTGCCGTTCCCTGGCCAATCGGCTATGCGGATCTCGCCCCCTGGTACGACCATGTAGAGAAATTTGCAGGAATCAGTGGTTCTAAAGAAAACCTCGCTCAATTGCCCGATGGTCATTTCCTCCCTCCTATGGAATTGAACTGTGTAGAAAAGGAGGTCGCGGAAAGGCTGAAAAAGCATTACAAAGATCAGCGCCACCTCATCATCGGAAGAACCGCCAACCTTACTGCCGCCATCCCCGGAAGAACGAAGTGCCAGTTTAGAAACCGTTGCTGGGAAGGTTGTCCCTTTGGTGGTTACTTCAGTACGCAATCCTCCACCCTGCCTGCCGCCATGAAAACAGGTAACCTGACAGTGAGGCCCTATTCATTAGTCACACAGGTTTTATATGATAAAGACAAAAAGAAAGCAAAAGGTGTAGAGGTTTTAGATACAGAAACCAATAAAACCCATGAATACCACAGTAAAATCGTCTTTTTATGCGCCTCTACCTTAAATACAGCCTGGATTCTATTTAACTCCGCCACCAGTGTATGGCCCGGCGGATTGGGGAGCAGCAGCGGCGAACTTGGACATAATGTAATGGACCACCATTATAACATTGGTGCTCAGGGAACAATTGAAGGCTACGAGGACCAGTATGTTTTCGGCAGAAGGGCGAATGGCTTTTACATCCCCAGGTTTGCCAATTTATCGGGTGATAAAAGAGATTACCTGCGTGGATTTGGTTATCAGGGAGGTGCGAGCAGACAAGGATGGAGCAGAGAAATAGCCGAGTTGAATATGGGTGGTAATTTTAAGGATGCTTTGACCGAACCCGGGCAATGGACAATTGGTGCAACAGCTTTTGGAGAGATCCTTCCCTATCATGAAAACAAGATTTCATTAGATAAAAATAAGAAAGATAAATGGGGTCTGCCTGTCCTGTCTATGGATGCGGAATTAAAGGAGAATGAGTTTAAGATGCGAAAAGACATGCAGGAAGAAATGAAGCAAATGTTTGAGGCCGTGGGGGTGAAAAACGTAAGTACCTGGGATGGCGGACATGACATGGGACATGGCATCCATGAAATGGGAACCGCAAGAATGGGAAGAGATCCAAAGACCTCTGTGTTAAACAAATGGAACCAGATCTGGGACTGTCTGAACGTATTTGTAACCGATGGCGCATGTATGACCTCTGCCGCCTGCCAAAACCCCTCCTTAACCTATATGGCCTTAACCGCCAGAGCTGCAGATTATGCGGTAACGGAATTAAAGAAAAACAACCTCTGA
- a CDS encoding gluconate 2-dehydrogenase subunit 3 family protein, protein MERRELLKMIALLTGSVMIGGNALLSGCNPEPKTGRQQLFSKEDIDFLNEVSETILPETKTPGAKAANVGQFMTVMVTDCYETKDQKAFREGIKTLNAACEQMHQTGFMKASAEQRLSLLVALDKEAKTYQSKKGELEEAERKKDKDFPGLSNHYFLMMKQLTMLGYFSSEAGCTQALRYMAVPGKYEGSVPYKKGDKAWA, encoded by the coding sequence ATGGAACGAAGAGAACTTTTAAAGATGATTGCTTTGCTTACCGGTAGCGTGATGATTGGTGGCAATGCGCTCCTTAGCGGCTGTAATCCGGAACCTAAAACAGGTCGGCAGCAGCTTTTCAGTAAAGAAGACATTGATTTTCTGAACGAAGTTTCAGAAACCATATTGCCGGAAACAAAAACCCCGGGTGCCAAGGCGGCAAACGTAGGGCAATTTATGACAGTCATGGTGACCGATTGTTATGAAACAAAAGACCAGAAAGCCTTTAGAGAGGGGATAAAAACGCTGAATGCAGCTTGTGAACAGATGCATCAAACCGGCTTTATGAAAGCCAGTGCAGAACAGCGGCTGTCCTTATTGGTTGCGTTGGATAAAGAAGCAAAAACCTATCAGTCAAAAAAGGGGGAACTGGAAGAAGCAGAACGAAAAAAGGATAAAGATTTTCCGGGTTTGTCAAATCATTATTTCCTGATGATGAAACAACTGACCATGCTGGGTTATTTCAGTTCGGAAGCCGGTTGTACACAGGCCTTACGCTATATGGCTGTGCCAGGTAAATATGAAGGGTCCGTTCCCTATAAAAAGGGAGATAAGGCCTGGGCCTGA
- a CDS encoding VOC family protein → MEKLSEKTNVINWFEIPVTDTARAKKFYETILDIEMNTQQFGEEELTFFPSTPNVIQATSGRVTGVLLKNEFSKPSQDGTVVYINASPDIQKVLDKIEACGGKVLVPRTQIPAGFIAQFVDTEGNRVALHSEY, encoded by the coding sequence ATGGAAAAATTAAGCGAAAAAACAAACGTAATCAACTGGTTCGAAATCCCGGTAACAGATACGGCCAGGGCAAAGAAATTCTACGAAACCATTCTTGATATCGAAATGAATACACAGCAGTTTGGCGAGGAGGAACTTACTTTTTTCCCCTCTACCCCCAACGTTATTCAGGCCACTTCAGGAAGGGTGACCGGAGTTCTGTTAAAAAACGAATTTTCCAAACCATCTCAGGACGGAACTGTTGTTTATATCAATGCCAGTCCGGATATTCAAAAGGTGCTCGACAAAATTGAGGCTTGCGGAGGAAAGGTATTGGTTCCAAGAACACAAATCCCCGCTGGCTTTATTGCTCAGTTTGTAGATACCGAGGGAAATAGGGTCGCCTTACACTCAGAATACTAA
- a CDS encoding arylsulfatase, with the protein MGNKLLLKLMLIAAFSLQCGTSFSQQNTKKPNVVYIYADDLGYAEIGPYGQKKIKTPNLDKIAREGMKFTDHYTGTPVCAPARAMLMTGKHGGHSYIRGNFELGGFPDSTERGQMPLKAGTLTVARLMQQAGYKTALVGKWGLGMNATEGSPLKQGFDDYYGLLDQKQAHSFYPTHLWENEKWDTLGNTFINVHQPLDSVKATDKDFDYYKGKVYAPEKMTEKALAFIDKNKENPFFLYLPYPLPHVSLQAPDRDVKEYIGKFKERPYYGQQGYAPNKYPYSTYAAMITFLDKQVGLIMKRLKDLGLDENTIIMFSSDNGPTFNGGVNAKFFNSVDGLKGLKMDVYEGGIREPFLARWPGKIKPGSTSNLVSAQYDLLATMAELTGQKLEDTDGISFLPTLTGKDDQQKKHEYLYFEFPEKGGQLAIRMGDWKGVRVNVKKDPKSPWQLFNLKTDRNETKDQAANHPAIIQQFNEIVKKEHQDSHVKAWNFL; encoded by the coding sequence ATGGGAAATAAACTGCTTTTAAAGCTGATGTTAATCGCTGCGTTTTCCCTGCAATGTGGTACCTCGTTTAGTCAGCAAAATACGAAAAAGCCAAACGTGGTTTACATCTATGCCGACGACCTCGGTTATGCCGAAATCGGTCCTTATGGCCAGAAGAAGATCAAAACGCCAAACCTGGATAAGATCGCCAGAGAAGGGATGAAGTTTACCGATCATTATACAGGTACGCCTGTTTGTGCTCCGGCCAGGGCAATGCTTATGACAGGTAAACATGGCGGTCATTCTTATATCCGCGGGAACTTCGAATTGGGTGGTTTTCCCGATAGTACCGAACGGGGACAAATGCCTTTAAAAGCAGGAACATTGACCGTTGCCCGCCTAATGCAGCAGGCAGGATATAAAACGGCGCTGGTAGGTAAATGGGGCTTGGGGATGAACGCAACAGAAGGTTCTCCATTGAAACAAGGCTTTGATGATTACTACGGTCTTCTGGATCAAAAACAAGCGCATAGTTTTTACCCGACCCATTTATGGGAAAATGAAAAATGGGATACGCTGGGAAATACTTTTATCAATGTACATCAACCGTTAGATTCGGTAAAGGCAACAGATAAAGACTTTGATTATTATAAGGGCAAAGTTTATGCACCTGAAAAGATGACGGAAAAGGCCCTTGCTTTTATCGATAAAAATAAAGAAAATCCTTTCTTTTTATACCTGCCTTATCCATTACCCCATGTTTCTTTACAGGCTCCGGACAGGGACGTAAAGGAATACATCGGGAAGTTCAAAGAAAGACCTTATTATGGGCAGCAGGGTTATGCGCCAAATAAATACCCCTATTCGACCTATGCCGCAATGATTACTTTTCTGGATAAACAGGTCGGCCTCATTATGAAAAGACTGAAAGACCTGGGGCTGGATGAAAATACGATCATTATGTTCTCCAGCGATAACGGTCCGACTTTTAACGGGGGTGTAAATGCAAAATTCTTCAACAGTGTGGATGGATTGAAAGGATTGAAAATGGACGTTTATGAAGGCGGAATCCGGGAGCCTTTCTTAGCCAGATGGCCGGGAAAAATCAAACCTGGATCGACCTCAAACCTGGTGTCGGCACAATATGACCTGTTGGCTACGATGGCAGAACTGACCGGCCAAAAGTTAGAAGATACCGATGGTATTTCCTTTCTTCCAACCTTAACAGGAAAAGATGATCAGCAGAAAAAGCATGAATACCTGTATTTCGAATTTCCTGAGAAAGGCGGACAGCTGGCCATCAGAATGGGCGATTGGAAAGGAGTTCGTGTCAATGTAAAAAAAGATCCGAAAAGTCCATGGCAGCTCTTTAACCTGAAAACCGATCGTAATGAAACTAAGGATCAGGCCGCAAACCATCCGGCAATCATTCAACAGTTTAATGAGATCGTAAAAAAAGAGCACCAGGACTCCCATGTGAAGGCCTGGAACTTTTTATAA
- a CDS encoding AraC family transcriptional regulator, whose protein sequence is MQETNDVEYQRAAPDDLLSGFVKCYWSVHNPDQEEKKFSILPDGYFDLLFRALEGQPIRVSISGLWNQETTSVVPGKTTIFGISFKLPASEYILKESIAALVNTEQGLPPDFWGLELRDLTDFNALVGTLQQKMHQRLCKNIDNRKLHLFETLYASNGSITAEEVSNTILWSNRQISQYFKDQFGISLKSYCTILRYRASFDHLNEKELYPQQNYSDQAHFIREVKKYSGVTPGVLAENQNNRFIQLSTLKKE, encoded by the coding sequence ATGCAAGAGACAAACGACGTAGAATATCAAAGGGCAGCACCTGACGATTTGTTGTCCGGCTTTGTAAAATGTTATTGGTCGGTGCACAATCCCGATCAGGAGGAAAAAAAGTTTAGCATCCTCCCGGATGGCTATTTTGACCTTCTTTTTCGTGCCCTGGAGGGCCAACCTATCCGGGTCTCTATAAGCGGATTATGGAATCAGGAAACCACATCTGTCGTTCCGGGAAAAACAACAATTTTCGGGATCAGTTTTAAATTACCTGCTTCAGAATACATTTTAAAAGAAAGCATTGCAGCGCTGGTAAATACAGAGCAAGGTTTACCTCCGGATTTCTGGGGACTTGAACTCAGGGATTTAACAGACTTCAATGCACTGGTTGGAACATTGCAGCAAAAAATGCATCAACGTCTCTGTAAGAACATCGACAACAGAAAACTGCACCTGTTTGAAACCTTATATGCATCCAATGGTTCCATCACTGCGGAAGAAGTTTCCAATACCATTCTCTGGAGCAACAGACAAATCAGTCAGTATTTTAAAGACCAGTTTGGGATTTCACTAAAATCCTATTGTACGATTCTCCGTTACCGTGCTTCTTTTGATCATTTGAATGAAAAAGAGCTGTATCCACAGCAGAATTATAGTGATCAGGCACATTTCATCAGGGAAGTAAAAAAATACTCAGGCGTTACGCCAGGTGTACTCGCAGAAAATCAAAACAACCGATTTATACAATTATCGACACTTAAGAAGGAATAA
- a CDS encoding antibiotic biosynthesis monooxygenase, giving the protein MILEVAVLDVIPSEANSFERDFATASLIITKMKGYQGHQLQRCLEVGSRYLLLVNWDTLEDHTIGFRQSAEYQEWKKLLHKYYDPFPRVEHYEMVVPRPIVDKG; this is encoded by the coding sequence ATGATTTTAGAAGTTGCTGTACTGGACGTAATTCCTTCCGAAGCCAATTCCTTTGAGCGTGATTTTGCTACTGCATCGCTGATCATCACTAAGATGAAAGGATATCAGGGGCATCAGCTGCAGCGCTGTCTGGAGGTAGGGAGCAGGTATCTTCTGCTGGTCAACTGGGATACTTTAGAAGATCATACCATCGGATTCAGACAATCTGCGGAATACCAGGAATGGAAAAAGCTGCTGCATAAATACTACGATCCTTTCCCAAGGGTAGAACATTATGAAATGGTTGTTCCAAGGCCGATTGTGGATAAAGGATAG
- a CDS encoding alpha-L-fucosidase yields the protein MFVQFNRFKIIKGTLLLFLALSFFLTSVSKAQKPSALQLSQIKRGYGMFIHFGLNTFNETEWSDGKLPVSSYQPDQLDCDQWVKTAKEAGFRYVILVTKHHDGFALWNSKYTDYDVASSPVKTDVVAAVAKACKKYGIELGLYYSLWDRHEPSHNDPNPDAYVSFMKNQLSELLSNYGDICELWFDGGWAKKDADWKLAEVYAHIKKLQPGCLVTVNHTIGKKDNITAVQQPLDMQEGDPIRFWPVDFRTKDPNLARWDDPKLYTYNNENHYLILEHTLCLSDRWNWFQKKAILPARGVDELEELFYWTTANNNIMILNVPPDEHGRIRAHESARIIELAERVGIKGGKKPLSAGYENLAFNAAIKASSRAADPKTGAEKANDYSLETWWTAGDSIASLEMDLNKKFNRITIMEQPEMKALSDGFSTIRNFHVQHFSIEVFDGTWKSVYKGDEIGACKIITLPEYGNASKIRLNITASNGIPSISHFAVSDTKSKSLRKISYGK from the coding sequence ATGTTTGTTCAATTCAACAGATTTAAAATAATAAAGGGAACTTTATTGTTATTCCTTGCTTTGTCTTTTTTTCTGACATCTGTATCTAAAGCACAAAAACCCTCTGCATTGCAGCTTTCACAAATCAAAAGAGGCTATGGGATGTTCATCCATTTCGGACTGAATACCTTTAATGAAACGGAATGGTCGGACGGAAAACTGCCCGTTTCCTCTTATCAGCCAGATCAGCTGGATTGCGATCAATGGGTGAAAACCGCAAAAGAAGCAGGTTTCAGGTATGTGATCCTGGTGACCAAACACCATGACGGATTCGCACTCTGGAATAGCAAATATACGGACTATGATGTGGCCTCTTCCCCGGTAAAAACGGATGTAGTGGCTGCGGTAGCGAAAGCCTGTAAAAAATACGGCATAGAGCTTGGCTTGTATTATTCGCTGTGGGACAGGCATGAGCCTTCGCACAATGATCCCAACCCGGATGCTTATGTCAGCTTTATGAAAAATCAGCTCAGCGAATTGCTCAGCAACTATGGAGACATCTGCGAGCTTTGGTTTGATGGGGGATGGGCAAAGAAAGATGCCGACTGGAAGTTAGCGGAAGTATATGCACACATCAAAAAGCTACAGCCGGGTTGCCTGGTTACCGTAAACCATACCATCGGAAAGAAGGACAATATTACCGCCGTTCAGCAGCCACTGGATATGCAGGAAGGTGATCCTATCCGTTTCTGGCCGGTGGACTTCAGAACCAAAGATCCAAACCTGGCGAGGTGGGATGATCCTAAATTATATACGTACAATAACGAGAACCATTACCTGATCCTGGAACATACCCTTTGCCTTTCCGATCGGTGGAACTGGTTTCAGAAAAAAGCAATCTTGCCTGCCAGAGGGGTAGATGAACTGGAAGAGCTGTTTTATTGGACTACAGCTAATAATAACATTATGATCCTTAATGTTCCGCCCGATGAGCATGGCCGCATCAGAGCGCATGAAAGCGCAAGGATTATTGAATTGGCAGAGCGGGTAGGAATTAAAGGTGGCAAAAAGCCATTGTCTGCCGGTTATGAGAACCTGGCTTTTAATGCCGCGATAAAAGCTTCGAGCAGGGCTGCTGATCCTAAAACAGGAGCAGAGAAGGCGAATGACTACAGCCTGGAAACCTGGTGGACAGCCGGAGATTCCATTGCTTCTTTAGAGATGGACCTGAACAAGAAGTTCAATAGAATCACGATTATGGAGCAGCCGGAAATGAAGGCGCTGAGCGATGGATTCTCTACCATCAGAAACTTTCATGTTCAGCATTTTTCGATAGAAGTCTTCGATGGTACCTGGAAGTCTGTTTATAAAGGGGATGAAATCGGGGCCTGTAAAATCATTACACTTCCTGAATATGGGAACGCTTCAAAGATCCGGTTAAACATTACCGCTTCCAATGGGATTCCATCTATCAGCCATTTTGCCGTTTCAGATACAAAATCGAAAAGCTTGAGAAAGATCAGCTATGGGAAATAA
- a CDS encoding DMT family transporter has protein sequence MKNNRLLQIPPLPAVLLAIISVQAGAAIAKGLFPAIGPASTASLRIGLSAVILFIANRPNLKTFTKVQWKAVMLYGLVLGAMNLIFYMAIKRIPLALGVTLEFIGPLLLAVLNSKKVMDYLWVLLAALGIALIAPWSEKGLDLIGVLLALLAGGLWATYIVLGGKISKVMKGGDAVSVGMIFATLLVVPFGIGSGGFGNLTPGLLLMGAALALLSSAIPFTLEMSALSQMPARTFSILMSLEPAVAALCGIVFLNEHLSLVEYCSVALVIIASAGATITSKRETL, from the coding sequence ATGAAAAACAATCGACTGCTTCAAATACCACCATTACCTGCAGTTTTATTGGCCATCATCAGTGTTCAGGCCGGGGCTGCAATTGCAAAAGGCCTCTTTCCAGCGATAGGTCCGGCGAGTACCGCCTCTCTGAGAATTGGCTTATCGGCCGTCATCCTTTTCATCGCCAACAGGCCGAATCTCAAAACGTTCACTAAAGTACAATGGAAAGCGGTAATGCTCTACGGACTGGTATTGGGCGCGATGAACCTTATATTTTACATGGCCATTAAGAGAATCCCTCTTGCACTGGGCGTTACCCTGGAATTTATTGGCCCTTTGTTGCTGGCCGTATTGAATTCCAAGAAGGTCATGGATTACCTTTGGGTATTACTCGCAGCATTGGGGATTGCGCTGATCGCACCCTGGTCGGAAAAAGGATTGGATTTAATCGGCGTCCTGCTCGCTTTACTTGCCGGTGGATTATGGGCAACTTATATTGTTCTTGGCGGCAAGATCTCTAAAGTGATGAAAGGCGGAGATGCCGTTTCTGTAGGGATGATTTTTGCCACTCTACTCGTAGTCCCTTTTGGAATTGGCAGTGGAGGATTTGGGAATTTAACGCCTGGTTTACTTTTGATGGGTGCCGCATTGGCTCTCCTCTCCAGCGCCATTCCCTTTACCCTGGAAATGAGCGCACTTAGTCAGATGCCGGCAAGGACCTTCAGTATTCTGATGAGTCTTGAACCCGCAGTTGCCGCGTTGTGTGGAATTGTGTTCCTAAACGAACATCTTTCTCTGGTGGAATACTGCTCCGTAGCCCTTGTGATCATCGCCAGCGCAGGTGCAACAATTACTTCAAAAAGAGAGACATTATAA